The Candidatus Eisenbacteria bacterium genome segment CTTCGCGAAGTACCCGAGCGGCAATCTCATGTCCCGGGTCATCAACGACGTCAACTCGCTGAACGTCGCGCTGAACCGGAGCTTCACAAAGGTCATCCGCGACCCGATCGTGATCATCGTCTTCGTCGTGCTCCTCTTCAGCATAAGCTGGCAACTCACGCTTCTCGCCCTCGTCGTCATTCCCCTGAGCGGAATCCTGATCCAGAGGATCGGGCAGAGCCTCAAGAGAAAGAGCCGGCGGGTCCAGGAGCGGATCGCGGAGATGACTTCGGTCCTGCAGGAGAGCATCACGGGCGTGCGGGTCGTGAAGGCCTTCTCGATGGAGCCTTACACGGCGGCGAAGTTCGGCGGGAAGGTCTCGGATCACTTCCGCGCGGTCTTAAAGCAGGTGCGGCTGCACCGCCTCTCCTCGCCCCTCTCGGAGACGCTCGGCGTGGGGATCCTCGTCTGCGTCCTCTGGGCGGGAGGCCGCCTCGTCCTGCGGGGCGAACTGCTCGATCCGGAGGACTTCATCCGCTTCCTCGTGATCCTCTTCTCGGTCATGCAGCCGATCAAGAGTCTCGCGGAGCTCAACAACAACGTGCAGATCGCCCTCGCTTCGGGGGCAAGGGTCTTCGAGATCATCGACACGCCGGTCACCATCGCCGACCGGCCCGGCGCCGTCGAGAAGCGAGGCTTCGAGCGCGGGATCGCATACGAGAATGTCTCTTTCCGCTACGAGCCGGACGATCCACTCGTCCTCGATGGAATCAACCTCGAAATCCGCAAGAACCAGCGGGTCGCCCTCGTCGGAAGCAGCGGCGCGGGAAAGACCACCCTTGTGCACCTCTTGCCGCGTTTCTACGACGTGCACGGCGGACGGGTCTTGATCGATGGAGTGGACGTCCGCGATCTGAAGCTCAAGAGCCTGCGCGACCTGATGGGGATCGTGGGCCAGGACGTCATCCTCTTCAACGACACGGTGGCGAGCAACATCGCGTGCGGGGCCGCGGTCCCGGACGCCGAGCTTCTCGAGCGGTCGGCCCGGCTGGCCAACGCGCACGACTTCATCTCCAGGCTCCCCGCGGGGTACGAGACGCTGATCGGCGAGCGGGGGATGCGCCTCTCGGGCGGCGAGCGGCAGAGGCTCTCGATCGCGCGCGCTCTCTTCAAGGACCCGCCGGTCCTCGTCTTCGACGAGGCGACCTCCTCGCTCGACTCCGAGTCGGAGAGCCTGATCCAGGAGGCGATCGAGAATCTGATGAAGGACAGAACCGTCCTCATCATCGCCCATCGGCTCTCCTCCGTCATCCGCGCCGACAAGATCGTCGTTCTCGACGAGGGGAGGATCGTCGACGAGGGCCCGCATCAAGAGCTCCTCGCGCGCTGCGGCCGCTACCGGCAGTTCTATGAGCTGCAGCTTCTCGAGACCGAGTGACCGCGGCCGCTCAGGCATGAACATCCTCTTCCTGAACAGCATCGGCGCGGGCGTCTGGGGAGGGGGCGAGAAGTGGATGCTCACCGCCGCCCTCGGCCTTCGCGCCCGGGATCACGCGATCCTCTTCTGCGGGCGGCCGGGATCGACGCTCCTGCGCCGCTGTGCCGAGGCGCGGATCGAGACCGTCCCGCTCGCGATCCGCGGGGACTTCGATCCCGTGACGATCTGGCGGCTGCGCGGAATCCTGACAAGGGCCCGGATCGATGTCGTCATCGCGAACTTCAACAAAGACGTCCGGCTGGCGGGCCTGGCCGCGCGGCTCGGCACATCGGCGATCGTGATCGCGCGAAACGGCCTCCCCATCGTCCCGAACAGCGGGCGACATCGTCTCATCTACCGGCATCTCGTCTCGGGAATCATCACGAACACAGCCGCCATCAAGGGGCGCTACCTCGCCTACGGCTGGATGGACGAGGCGTTCATCACGGTCATCCACAACGGGATCGACGCCGCGCAACCGATCCGCTTCGGACGGACCGAGACGCTTGAGCGGCACTCCATCCCGGAAGGACGGCCGATCGTCGGGATCTTCGGCCGCCTCGTCGGGCAGAAGCAGCACGACCGCTTCCTCGACGCGGCGGCGGCAATCGCGGTGGCGATCCCCGACGCGGTCTTCCTGATCGTGGGCGACGGCCCGTTGCGCGCGGAACTCGCGCGGCGCGTCGACCGGCTCGGGCTCGCCGACAATGTCCGCTTCCTGGGATTCCATCGCGATGTCATGCCCCTCTTGTCGATCTGCGATCTGGTCCTCTTGACGTCGAAGAAGGAAGGGCTGCCCAACGCGGTGCAGGAGGCGATGCTCGCCGGCCGCGCAGTCGTCGCCTTCGACGTGGGCGGCGTCCGGGATCTCATCCCGGACGGCCGCTACGGCATCGTGGTGCCGCTCGATGATGTCGGCGCCATGGCCAGTGAGGCGATCGGCTTGCTGCGCTCCCCCGCGCGGCGCGAGGCTCTAGGATCGGCTGCGCGAGAGAGGATCGCGACCGAGTTCTCTCTGGACGGAATGATCGCGAGGCTCGAAGCGGAGCTCAGGGGCAGGATGGAGTCCAGACCTCGATGAGTCCGCCCCGCGATGTCATCCGCCGAGGACGCTGATCGTCTCCTCCGCGACACGCTCCATCTCGAGGATTCCCCCCCGCGCATCGATGAAGCGATCGCGCGGACCCAGCGGGCGGTAGCGTTCCGCGTCCGAAGTCTGGAAGAGGGCGAGGGTCGGCACGCCGAGCGCCGAGGCGAAGTGCATGGGCCCGCTGTCCGGGGCCACGACGCAGGAGCATCGCTCGAAGGCCTGGCCGATCCGCACGATGGGCGCAGGCGGAACGAGCGCGAGCCCCCGCCCCTTGAGGCGAGCGAATCTCTGCTCCACATCCGGCTCCCTCGGCCCCCTGAAGATCCAGGGATGGCACCCGGCGTCGAGCAGCCGGGCCGCGAGGTCGACGAAGCGATCGAGCGGCCATCGCTTCGCGCCCCTTCCCCCGACAAACAGACCGACGATCCGGCCGCCGCTTCCCGGCAGCGCGTCGAGGGCAGCCGACCAGGCAGCATCCGGCTCCGGGAGCTTCAGCGAGAGAGGCCATTCCTCGAGGGCCGGCGGCTCGACTCCGAGGAGCACCGCCGCGAGGATGAGCGGGTCCCGCCCGGCGTGGCCTGCCTCGGAGAAAGTGACCGCCTCGCTCAGGTAGGCGGCAGCCAGCGGATTGCCGAAGCCGATCCTCCTGGGGGCGCGCGTGGCGCTCGCGTAGAGGGCGCTGCTGAAAGAGAAGGTGTCGCGGTTGCTGCACTCGATCGCCGCGTCGTAGTCCATCGCGCCGATCCTGTCGAGATCGCGGAAGAAGACCGGAAAGAGGCGCTTCTGCCTCTCCTTGTCGACAACAATCAGCCGGTCGATCCTCCGGTCGGCCTCGAAGATCGACGCGAAGGTCTTGCTCAGGAGCAGTTCGATGCGGAGATCGGGACGAACGCCGCGCAGCCAGCTGAGGGCCGGTGTGAGGAGAATCAGATTCCCCAGCCGGTCGTCGACGCGGACGAGCAGGATCCGCCTGGGAGGACGCTCGCCGGCGCGAGGCGGAAAGAGGACCGGCGCGAGGCGGATGAGCCCCTTCTTTAGCGCGCGCTCAACCTTCATCGCGCACCTCGCGCGCGATCGCCGCGGTGGCCGCCATCGTGAACCAGACCAGCGTCCCCACTTCCTCGTCCGTGAGGAAGCACTGTCCGAGTCCTCCGACTAGGACCGCGATCGCGACCAGCATGCCCGCGGTGAGAAGGGGCCGCCTCGGGTCGCTTTCCGGGAGCCTCCCGCGAACGGAGCCGACCCACCGAAAGAACCGGATCCAAAAGAAGGCGAAGGCCGCCAGGCCGACGATCCCCGCGTTCACCATGATGTTGAGGATGTCGTTGTGGGGATGGGCGGTGGACAGATAGGCGCCGGGCACTCTGTAGTGCGGAAACTGCGTTCGGAAGGTCCCCAGGCCCGATCCGATGATCGGGTGGTCGAGCCAGATGCGCACGGAGGTCGCCCAGAGACGCATCCTCGGATCGTCTCCGAAATCGCCGACCGCCTGGATCCGCTGGCGTACGGCCGGGACGGCGAGAAGTCCGACGATCACAAAGAGGCCGAGCGCGAGCGCCGCCCAGCGCCCTCTCCCCCTGCGAAGAAGAGCCGCGGCCGCGATCGCGGCGAGGAAACCCGCCCATGCCGTGCGCGCGAAGCTCGCCGCGATGCCGGCGATCTGGAGCAGCAGGACGCCCGCGCGAAGGAGGCGTCTCCGCGGCGGGGCCGCGCCGAATAGAAGGGCCATGGCGATCGTCCCGGTGATCAGGACGTGCCCCCCGTATGTGAGATGGTGGCCGAAGAACCCCGTGGCGATGTGAAGGCCTCCGATCGGCTCGAGAAGCCGGCTCCGCACGAGATCCCGCCCCGCGAGGATCTGCCAGAACGCGTAGGCGCACGCGAGGCAGGAGCTGATCATCAAGATTCCCAGGGCGCGCCTCGCGATGCGCGAATCTCGGATGGCCTGGAGAAAGACCGGGAAGAAGAGGAGGATCCACTCCCCCCGCAGTCTACGCAGGCTGTGCCCGCTGTCGGTCGAGAAGAGGACGGATGCGATCTGCGCCCCGGCGAAGAGGAGCCAGGGAAGATCGAGCGGGGTCCGGCGAAACCGGACTCTACCCGACGCGTAGGCGAGGAGGAGCCCGATCAGCGACAGCCCCCAGCCGACCTGGTAGGCGACGATGGAGACGGGCGAGAAGGCGGCGAACAGGCAGGCCCCGGCGGCCGCGGTCGCGAGGCCGATCCGGCCCGCGTCCGCCCGCCGCCCGCCATCCCGCGCGGGATCCGTCATTGCCGTCGCACGCGCCATCGGGGGATCATCCGCGGCCAGAATAGAGCGGATGCCCCTGTCGGGCAACAATGAGCGGCCTCGCAAGCACGGGCGAAGACCCGCGCGGGCCCGCGCGCGGAAGAGTGTTTGACCCGGGGCTCGGACGCATGGGAAACTCAATGACCACGCTCATCTAACCGATGGTCTTTCGAGGGCCGAGACCGCTCGTCGGGCTCGGTGACCAGGGCAAGGGAACAGCGTCCGGCAGGGGTCAACAATGATGCCGATTGGCGAACAGATCGCGATTCTCATGCGGGGGACGCTCTTCGCCGACGAGGTGGAAGGGGCGGACGCCGCCGCGAGATCGGTCGAAGTGGGGGCAGAGGGACGCTCCCTCCGCGAGCAGATGACGCTCGAGCTGCGGGAACGGCTGAAGGAGGGCTGCCCGTTGCGGGTCTACCTGGGCGTCGATCCGACCTCCACCAACCTCCACGTCGGCCACTTCGTCCCGGTTCAGAAGCTGCGGCAGTTCCAGGAGCTGGGCCATCAGGTCGTCTTCCTCATCGGGGACTACACCGCGACCATCGGCGATCCTTCGGATCAGGCGATGGAGAGGAAGCGGTTCACGCACGAGGAGGCTCTCGCGCTCGGACGGTCCTACGCGCAGCAGGCCTTCCGCCTCCTCGATCCCGACCGCACGGAGATCCGCTACAACGGCGAGTGGCTGGCCAAGCTCACATTCGCCGACATCATCAACCTGGCCGCCCTCTTTCCACTCAAGTGGATCGTCAGCCGCCGGGA includes the following:
- a CDS encoding ABC transporter ATP-binding protein — encoded protein: MEETASSAAGSKAGESSSGRPPAQGDLALYLRILSFLRPYGRSIALILVFNVFFVVFNALSVWLVAPFINTLFRAASPSAGAPAAALDDPSASFGLMNLNAWLKDRTEELIRHDSPFETLKLLCLLIFAAFLLKNFFAFAEAYTVSFVEQKVIKDLRERVHDHMIRLPLGFFAKYPSGNLMSRVINDVNSLNVALNRSFTKVIRDPIVIIVFVVLLFSISWQLTLLALVVIPLSGILIQRIGQSLKRKSRRVQERIAEMTSVLQESITGVRVVKAFSMEPYTAAKFGGKVSDHFRAVLKQVRLHRLSSPLSETLGVGILVCVLWAGGRLVLRGELLDPEDFIRFLVILFSVMQPIKSLAELNNNVQIALASGARVFEIIDTPVTIADRPGAVEKRGFERGIAYENVSFRYEPDDPLVLDGINLEIRKNQRVALVGSSGAGKTTLVHLLPRFYDVHGGRVLIDGVDVRDLKLKSLRDLMGIVGQDVILFNDTVASNIACGAAVPDAELLERSARLANAHDFISRLPAGYETLIGERGMRLSGGERQRLSIARALFKDPPVLVFDEATSSLDSESESLIQEAIENLMKDRTVLIIAHRLSSVIRADKIVVLDEGRIVDEGPHQELLARCGRYRQFYELQLLETE
- a CDS encoding glycosyltransferase, translated to MSCSFSRPSDRGRSGMNILFLNSIGAGVWGGGEKWMLTAALGLRARDHAILFCGRPGSTLLRRCAEARIETVPLAIRGDFDPVTIWRLRGILTRARIDVVIANFNKDVRLAGLAARLGTSAIVIARNGLPIVPNSGRHRLIYRHLVSGIITNTAAIKGRYLAYGWMDEAFITVIHNGIDAAQPIRFGRTETLERHSIPEGRPIVGIFGRLVGQKQHDRFLDAAAAIAVAIPDAVFLIVGDGPLRAELARRVDRLGLADNVRFLGFHRDVMPLLSICDLVLLTSKKEGLPNAVQEAMLAGRAVVAFDVGGVRDLIPDGRYGIVVPLDDVGAMASEAIGLLRSPARREALGSAARERIATEFSLDGMIARLEAELRGRMESRPR
- a CDS encoding glycosyltransferase family 9 protein — encoded protein: MKVERALKKGLIRLAPVLFPPRAGERPPRRILLVRVDDRLGNLILLTPALSWLRGVRPDLRIELLLSKTFASIFEADRRIDRLIVVDKERQKRLFPVFFRDLDRIGAMDYDAAIECSNRDTFSFSSALYASATRAPRRIGFGNPLAAAYLSEAVTFSEAGHAGRDPLILAAVLLGVEPPALEEWPLSLKLPEPDAAWSAALDALPGSGGRIVGLFVGGRGAKRWPLDRFVDLAARLLDAGCHPWIFRGPREPDVEQRFARLKGRGLALVPPAPIVRIGQAFERCSCVVAPDSGPMHFASALGVPTLALFQTSDAERYRPLGPRDRFIDARGGILEMERVAEETISVLGG
- a CDS encoding O-antigen ligase family protein gives rise to the protein MARATAMTDPARDGGRRADAGRIGLATAAAGACLFAAFSPVSIVAYQVGWGLSLIGLLLAYASGRVRFRRTPLDLPWLLFAGAQIASVLFSTDSGHSLRRLRGEWILLFFPVFLQAIRDSRIARRALGILMISSCLACAYAFWQILAGRDLVRSRLLEPIGGLHIATGFFGHHLTYGGHVLITGTIAMALLFGAAPPRRRLLRAGVLLLQIAGIAASFARTAWAGFLAAIAAAALLRRGRGRWAALALGLFVIVGLLAVPAVRQRIQAVGDFGDDPRMRLWATSVRIWLDHPIIGSGLGTFRTQFPHYRVPGAYLSTAHPHNDILNIMVNAGIVGLAAFAFFWIRFFRWVGSVRGRLPESDPRRPLLTAGMLVAIAVLVGGLGQCFLTDEEVGTLVWFTMAATAAIAREVRDEG